In the Brassica napus cultivar Da-Ae chromosome A7, Da-Ae, whole genome shotgun sequence genome, one interval contains:
- the LOC106370352 gene encoding reticulon-like protein B10, with amino-acid sequence MDKKSHLLQSIGNASVADLVMWKNKRGGILLLGSATLFWILFEKCGYSFFPFVANIQLLVVIILFLWAKSAILFNRPMPELPNLEITEASLLMIADPLRLLINTLLSIARDIYVNRNAKQLFRVSVVLWTISLVGSFLNFFTILYLGIVLGMLIPILYERYQHHIDEKLSVTHRMIQTQYRKIDERLLQKLIAKPTSKIKKMQ; translated from the exons ATGGATAAAaaatctcatcttcttcaatctATCGGCAATGCCTCAG TCGCCGATTTGGTTATGTGGAAGAACAAACGCGGAGGGATTCTTCTGCTGGGATCAGCGACGTTGTTTTGGATCCTCTTCGAGAAATGTGGATACAGTTTCTTTCCCTTTGTTGCTAACATTCAGCTACTTGTCGTCATTATACTCTTCCTCTGGGCCAAATCCGCCATTCTCTTCAATAG GCCTATGCCTGAGCTTCCTAATCTTGAAATCACTGAAGCATCTCTTCTTATGATTGCTGATCCTCTACGGCTCTTGATCAATACTCTTCTCTCTATTGCTCGTGATATCTACGTTAACAGAAACGCCAAACAACTCTTTCGG GTTAGTGTTGTGTTGTGGACTATATCACTTGTTGGCAGTTTCTTAAACTTCTTCACAATACTCTATCTTG GTATTGTTCTCGGTATGTTGATTCCCATTCTGTACGAGAGGTACCAGCATCACATTGATGAGAAGCTATCTGTCACACATCGGATGATTCAAACACAATACAGGAAGATTGACGAAAGATTACTACAGAAGCTCATTGCTAAGCCCACAAGCAAGATTAAGAAGATGCAATAG
- the LOC125576671 gene encoding PRKR-interacting protein 1-like has product MSTGKPTQEGDTRLVVAATTASALMEAKKADNGGGSTSIVEYKPPVMLEDEEDLEIKLRRILENVPVRVSNTSGSSAGSGSGDFHQYRQMRRREQDRLTRMDIDYNKRLKMAEFTIRREEKLKAAEEKTSKKRLKRQKKKQRKQEKKRKPNTEEEQGEQPREEVSSGDEGNEEESVVEARPRPIFNKSRFQEKRP; this is encoded by the exons ATGTCGACCGGGAAACCTACGCAAGAAGGCGATACGAGATTGGTGGTTGCCGCCACGACGGCGTCGGCATTAATGGAGGCAAAGAAAGCTGATAACGGAGGAGGATCTACATCTATCGTGGAGTATAAACCTCCGGTGATGCTCGAAGACGAAGAAGATCTAGAGATAAAGCTTAGAAGAATCCTGGAGAACGTCCCCGTCCGCGTTAGCAACACCTCTGGTAGTTCCGCTGGTTCTGGATCCGGTGATTTCCACCAG TACCGGCAAATGAGGCGAAGAGAGCAAGACCGACTCACAAGGATGGATATTGACTACAACAAGCGTTTGAAAATGGCGGAATTTActataagaagagaagagaaactgAAAGCTGCAGAGGAAAAAACATCAAAGAAGCGTTTGAAACGTcaaaagaagaagcagagaaagcaagagaagaagagaaaaccaAACACTGAAGAAGAGCAAGGAGAGCAACCTAGAGAAGAAGTATCATCTGGGGACGAAGGTAATGAAGAAGAGTCTGTTGTCGAGGCTCGTCCACGTCCGATATTTAACAAATCAAGGTTTCAAGAGAAGCGTCCATAA